In one Mycobacterium heckeshornense genomic region, the following are encoded:
- a CDS encoding cytidine deaminase, translated as MAGIAVITAAIDWNMLRDNATQVAYRAYAPYSRLRVGAAALVDDGRVVTGCNVENVSYGLGLCAECGVISALHSTGGGRLLALACIDASGRLLMPCGRCRQLLLEHGGPGLLIDHLAGPRRLGELLPDAFGPDDLP; from the coding sequence ATGGCAGGCATCGCTGTGATTACCGCCGCGATTGACTGGAATATGTTGCGGGACAACGCTACCCAAGTAGCGTATCGAGCGTATGCGCCCTATTCGCGGTTGCGGGTGGGCGCGGCGGCGCTGGTCGACGACGGCCGGGTGGTCACCGGATGCAATGTGGAGAATGTCTCATATGGCCTAGGCCTGTGCGCCGAGTGCGGAGTAATCAGCGCGCTGCATTCGACCGGGGGCGGCAGGCTGCTCGCGCTGGCGTGCATCGACGCGAGCGGGCGGTTGTTGATGCCCTGCGGGCGGTGCCGGCAACTGTTGCTGGAACACGGCGGACCCGGCCTGCTCATTGACCACCTCGCCGGACCGCGCCGCCTTGGCGAGCTGTTGCCCGACGCGTTCGGCCCCGACGACCTGCCGTGA
- a CDS encoding acyl-CoA dehydrogenase family protein codes for MLTAALCLGTAAYAITRSVQRAKDRVISGAMPIGANQAIAHPLAAQHARLQANRLFVYRTAALFDAGADVTADANMAKLLTADLAFATADHAMQVMGVDAWDEREGWLDCYLDARLARSGPVSNEFALNYVARHVLGLPAGG; via the coding sequence GTGCTGACGGCCGCGCTGTGCCTGGGGACCGCCGCCTACGCCATCACCCGTTCGGTCCAGCGCGCCAAGGACCGCGTCATATCCGGCGCGATGCCGATCGGCGCCAACCAGGCAATCGCCCATCCGCTGGCCGCCCAGCACGCGCGCCTACAGGCCAATCGGCTCTTTGTCTATCGCACCGCGGCGCTCTTCGACGCGGGCGCCGACGTCACCGCCGATGCCAACATGGCCAAGTTACTTACGGCCGATTTGGCCTTCGCGACTGCCGATCACGCCATGCAGGTCATGGGCGTCGATGCCTGGGATGAACGCGAGGGCTGGCTCGACTGCTACCTCGATGCCCGGCTCGCTCGGTCCGGTCCGGTCAGCAACGAATTCGCACTCAATTATGTCGCCCGGCACGTGTTGGGGCTGCCGGCTGGCGGCTGA
- a CDS encoding sigma-70 family RNA polymerase sigma factor: MTSAQQVDEFEALRPHLLAVAYRLTGTFADAEDVVQEAWLRWQSAQHDEVRDAQAWLTTVVSRLALDRLRSAVHRRETYVGQWLPEPIVTGFDDADPLAAVVANEDARYAAMVVLERLSPDQRVAFVLHDGFGVPFSDVADVLGTTEAAARQLASRARRAVAADPPPQPDPAHDEVVGRLMAAMAAGDLESVVTLLHPDVTFTGDSNGKAPTAVQVIRGADKVARFIFGLARRYGPAFFTANQPVRVNGEFGVFTAGSAGGEGYREMLPRILAITVRDGKVCAFWDIANPDKFSGSPLRPR; encoded by the coding sequence ATGACCTCGGCCCAACAGGTCGACGAATTCGAGGCCCTGCGCCCGCATCTGCTGGCCGTCGCCTACCGGCTGACCGGCACATTCGCTGACGCCGAGGACGTCGTGCAGGAGGCCTGGCTGCGCTGGCAGTCAGCGCAGCACGACGAGGTTCGCGATGCGCAGGCCTGGTTGACCACCGTGGTGAGCCGGCTGGCCCTCGACCGGCTGCGCTCGGCGGTGCATCGCCGGGAAACCTATGTGGGCCAATGGCTTCCGGAACCGATTGTGACCGGTTTCGACGATGCCGACCCCCTGGCGGCGGTGGTGGCCAACGAGGACGCCCGGTATGCAGCGATGGTGGTGCTGGAGCGGCTGAGCCCCGATCAGCGGGTCGCGTTCGTGCTGCACGACGGGTTCGGGGTGCCGTTTTCCGACGTGGCCGACGTGCTGGGCACCACCGAGGCCGCCGCCCGGCAGCTGGCATCGCGGGCCCGGCGGGCGGTCGCCGCTGATCCGCCGCCGCAACCGGACCCGGCACACGACGAGGTGGTCGGCCGGCTGATGGCCGCTATGGCCGCCGGTGACCTGGAGTCGGTGGTGACGCTGCTGCACCCCGACGTCACCTTCACCGGCGATTCGAACGGCAAGGCGCCGACCGCTGTTCAGGTGATTCGCGGGGCGGACAAAGTAGCGCGGTTTATCTTCGGGCTGGCGCGACGCTACGGGCCGGCGTTTTTCACGGCGAATCAGCCCGTCCGCGTCAACGGCGAGTTCGGCGTCTTCACCGCGGGCAGTGCCGGCGGCGAAGGGTATCGGGAGATGCTGCCGCGGATCCTGGCCATCACTGTGCGCGACGGAAAGGTTTGCGCTTTCTGGGATATCGCGAACCCGGACAAGTTCAGCGGTTCTCCGCTGCGGCCTCGGTGA
- the nagA gene encoding N-acetylglucosamine-6-phosphate deacetylase, producing MVLDGKVCRPGWLAIAGRRISDCGSGTPPRPPDVDFPDAVVVPGFVDMHVHGGGGGWYTDGRGDEIAAAAAFHRRHGTTTTLASLISAGPADLLAAVGALAEATRAGVIAGIHMEGPWLNPVRCGAHHPAQLRNPDVAEINAVLAVGNGTIRMVTLAPELPGSTTAIRRFRDAEIIVAVGHTDATYEQTRLAIAEGVTVGTHLFNAMRPLHHREPGPALALLQDPRVTLELIADGVHVHPALVHAVIEAAGPDRVALVTDATAAAGCADGPFRCGTQQLDVVAGVARVHGTSTLAGSTATMDQLFRTVAGLASDPDEGLAAAAKTTSTTPARVLGFDHVGSLRTGLDANLVALSHDLQVRAVMANGDWVSES from the coding sequence ATGGTTCTCGATGGCAAGGTCTGCCGGCCTGGGTGGTTGGCGATCGCTGGCCGTCGAATCAGTGATTGCGGCTCGGGTACACCGCCGCGGCCGCCCGACGTCGATTTCCCCGACGCGGTGGTGGTGCCGGGGTTCGTCGATATGCATGTGCACGGCGGGGGCGGCGGCTGGTACACCGACGGGCGCGGTGATGAGATCGCCGCTGCCGCCGCTTTTCACCGACGGCATGGCACCACGACGACGTTGGCCAGCCTGATCAGTGCGGGGCCCGCGGACCTGCTGGCGGCGGTAGGTGCGCTCGCCGAGGCGACCCGGGCCGGCGTCATCGCCGGCATCCACATGGAAGGGCCGTGGCTGAACCCGGTGCGATGCGGAGCACACCATCCCGCCCAGCTGCGCAATCCGGACGTCGCCGAGATCAACGCCGTCCTTGCCGTCGGCAACGGCACGATCCGGATGGTGACGCTGGCACCAGAGCTTCCGGGGAGCACGACAGCGATCAGGCGCTTCAGAGACGCGGAAATCATTGTGGCCGTTGGCCATACAGATGCGACTTACGAGCAGACCCGTCTGGCGATCGCCGAAGGCGTGACAGTCGGCACCCATCTGTTCAATGCGATGCGGCCGCTGCACCACCGCGAGCCCGGTCCCGCGCTGGCGCTGCTGCAGGACCCGCGGGTGACCCTCGAACTGATCGCCGACGGGGTTCACGTTCATCCCGCGCTGGTGCATGCGGTCATCGAAGCCGCCGGACCCGACCGCGTCGCCCTGGTCACCGATGCCACCGCGGCGGCCGGTTGCGCCGACGGGCCGTTTCGGTGTGGAACGCAGCAGCTCGACGTCGTCGCGGGCGTGGCGCGCGTGCACGGAACCTCCACACTGGCCGGCAGTACAGCCACCATGGATCAGCTCTTTCGCACCGTGGCTGGACTGGCTTCGGACCCGGACGAGGGACTGGCCGCCGCCGCGAAGACGACGTCGACCACCCCCGCTCGTGTGCTGGGGTTCGACCACGTGGGTAGTTTGCGCACCGGTCTGGATGCCAATCTCGTTGCGCTCAGCCATGATTTGCAGGTGCGCGCGGTCATGGCCAACGGCGACTGGGTGAGCGAGAGCTAA
- a CDS encoding TetR/AcrR family transcriptional regulator, protein MPRPRVYDIDRVLDAAESLAAEAGPSAMTIRAVAAAAGVSNGAIYHTFGSRAELLARTWLRAARRFLATQRALVDGSLAPREAVVAAAAAPAVFAQQHPQSSSVLLAIRREKLSDKEIRRELADELAATQAQLVELMVHLATMMWGRKDAAAVDVITTCIVDLPTSIVLQRNRIHDPTALDHLRAAVRAVLDVGPPPVKQQRRRR, encoded by the coding sequence GTGCCACGTCCCCGGGTCTACGACATCGACCGGGTCCTCGATGCCGCCGAATCGCTGGCCGCCGAGGCCGGGCCGTCGGCGATGACAATCCGAGCGGTTGCCGCGGCGGCCGGGGTATCCAACGGTGCGATCTACCACACCTTCGGGTCCCGGGCCGAGCTGCTGGCGCGCACATGGCTGCGGGCGGCGCGCCGGTTTCTCGCGACCCAACGGGCGCTCGTCGACGGGTCACTCGCCCCGCGTGAGGCCGTGGTCGCCGCCGCGGCGGCACCGGCCGTTTTCGCCCAGCAGCACCCGCAGTCGTCCTCGGTGCTGCTGGCCATACGCCGAGAGAAGCTGAGCGACAAGGAGATTCGCCGCGAACTGGCGGACGAACTGGCGGCAACTCAGGCCCAGCTCGTCGAGCTGATGGTCCACCTCGCGACCATGATGTGGGGCCGCAAGGACGCCGCCGCGGTAGACGTGATCACCACCTGCATCGTCGATCTTCCGACGAGCATCGTGTTACAGCGCAACAGGATTCACGACCCGACCGCCCTCGATCACCTGCGCGCCGCCGTGCGGGCGGTGCTCGACGTCGGACCCCCTCCCGTCAAGCAGCAAAGGAGACGACGATGA
- the yhjD gene encoding inner membrane protein YhjD: protein MSPPAKPAILDRLRARYGWLDHVMRAHERYSERRGSFFAAGLTYYTILSLFPLLMVGFAVAGFLLSRQPELLAEIEGRIETSVSGKLGKQLVKLMNSAIASRGSVGLIGLAGSAWAGLSWMANLREALSAMWAERVTASGFVRTKLSDLAAMVSAFAAIAATIALTALADAAPMAKVLDWLGLHYAPALDIVLRGISLLSSLMVSWLMFTWMIARLPREPVSVAISMRAGLLAAVGFEVFKLAGSIYLRSVLRSPAGAAFGPVLGVMLFAYITARLILFAAAWAATSPENLRAAPVPPPPPALIAPRVQLDEGLSARQALVAVAVGAVGALGLSRLVRRRSSAPRSSRAATHLAPRR, encoded by the coding sequence ATGAGCCCACCGGCCAAACCAGCGATTCTTGATCGGCTGCGGGCCCGCTACGGCTGGTTGGATCACGTGATGCGCGCCCACGAGCGCTATAGCGAGCGCAGGGGCAGCTTCTTCGCGGCGGGCCTCACCTACTACACGATCCTTTCGCTGTTCCCGCTGCTGATGGTGGGTTTCGCGGTCGCCGGCTTTCTGCTGTCGCGCCAGCCCGAGCTGCTGGCCGAGATCGAGGGCCGGATCGAGACGTCGGTGTCGGGCAAACTCGGCAAGCAACTGGTCAAGCTGATGAACTCGGCGATCGCCTCGCGCGGGTCGGTCGGCCTGATCGGCCTGGCGGGTTCGGCGTGGGCGGGATTGAGTTGGATGGCGAACCTGCGTGAGGCACTCAGTGCGATGTGGGCCGAGCGAGTCACGGCGTCGGGGTTCGTCCGTACCAAGTTGTCCGACCTGGCGGCGATGGTGTCGGCGTTCGCGGCGATCGCCGCCACCATCGCGCTGACCGCGCTGGCCGATGCCGCGCCGATGGCCAAGGTGCTGGATTGGCTGGGCCTGCATTATGCCCCGGCGCTCGACATTGTCTTACGCGGGATTTCGCTGCTGTCGTCGTTGATGGTGTCGTGGCTGATGTTTACCTGGATGATCGCCCGGCTGCCCCGCGAGCCGGTCAGTGTCGCGATCTCGATGCGGGCTGGCCTGCTGGCGGCCGTGGGGTTTGAAGTTTTCAAACTGGCGGGGTCGATCTACTTGCGGTCGGTGTTGCGCAGTCCGGCCGGTGCCGCGTTCGGGCCGGTGTTGGGTGTGATGCTGTTCGCCTACATCACTGCGCGCCTGATTCTCTTTGCCGCCGCCTGGGCGGCGACGTCACCGGAGAACCTGCGTGCGGCGCCGGTACCGCCGCCTCCCCCGGCGCTGATCGCCCCGCGGGTGCAGCTCGACGAAGGTCTTAGCGCCCGTCAGGCATTGGTCGCTGTGGCGGTGGGAGCCGTTGGCGCACTGGGACTTTCACGGCTTGTACGTCGGCGGTCATCCGCACCGAGGTCATCGCGGGCGGCGACCCACCTCGCACCACGCCGGTAA
- the trpS gene encoding tryptophan--tRNA ligase, which produces MSTATPTRRVFSGVQPTSDSLHLGNALGAIKGWAALQDDYDPFFCVVDLHAITVPQDPEVLRHRTLITAAQYLALGIDPVRSTIFVQSHVPAHTQLAWVLGCFTGFGQASRMTQFKDKSTRQGAESATVGLFTYPVLQAADVLAYDTELVPVGEDQRQHLELARDVAQRFNSRFPDTFVVPELLIPKVTAKIYDLQDPSSKMSKSAATDAGLINLLDDPALSAKKIRSAVTDSEREVRYDPDAKPGVSNLLSIQSAVTDVDVDTLVARYAGHGYGDLKKDTAEAVAQFVTPIRKRVEELMGDTAEVEAILAAGAARAQDVAGKTVRRVYDRLGFLPACP; this is translated from the coding sequence ATGAGCACCGCAACCCCAACCCGCCGGGTCTTCTCCGGTGTGCAGCCCACCTCGGACTCGCTTCACCTTGGTAACGCGCTGGGGGCCATCAAAGGCTGGGCGGCGCTGCAGGACGACTACGACCCGTTTTTCTGTGTCGTGGATCTGCACGCGATCACCGTCCCCCAGGACCCGGAGGTGTTACGGCACCGCACGCTGATCACCGCCGCGCAATACCTGGCCTTGGGTATCGACCCGGTCCGCAGCACGATCTTTGTGCAAAGCCATGTGCCCGCTCATACCCAACTGGCTTGGGTGCTGGGCTGTTTCACGGGTTTCGGTCAGGCATCGCGGATGACGCAGTTCAAAGACAAGTCGACACGTCAGGGCGCCGAGTCGGCGACCGTGGGTTTGTTCACCTACCCGGTGCTGCAGGCCGCCGACGTGCTGGCCTACGACACCGAACTGGTCCCGGTCGGTGAGGACCAGCGTCAGCATCTCGAGCTGGCGCGTGATGTCGCCCAGCGGTTCAACAGCCGGTTCCCGGATACCTTCGTCGTGCCTGAGCTGCTGATTCCGAAAGTCACCGCCAAGATCTACGACTTGCAGGATCCGTCGTCGAAGATGAGCAAGTCGGCGGCCACCGATGCCGGGCTGATCAATCTGCTCGACGATCCCGCCTTGTCCGCCAAGAAGATTCGCTCAGCTGTGACGGACAGTGAACGGGAGGTTCGCTACGATCCGGACGCCAAGCCGGGCGTGTCCAACCTGCTGTCCATTCAGTCCGCGGTCACCGACGTCGACGTCGACACACTGGTCGCGCGCTACGCCGGGCACGGGTACGGCGACCTTAAGAAAGACACCGCGGAGGCCGTCGCGCAGTTCGTCACTCCTATCCGCAAGCGGGTCGAGGAGCTCATGGGTGACACCGCCGAAGTGGAAGCAATACTGGCCGCTGGTGCGGCGCGCGCCCAGGATGTGGCCGGCAAAACCGTCCGGCGGGTCTATGACCGGCTCGGTTTTCTTCCCGCGTGCCCGTAG
- a CDS encoding enoyl-CoA hydratase-related protein: MNLGYDGKIAVLDLGDDENRFSPDFLDEFDAHLDEVVGGSAQGLVTTAAGKFYTNGLDLDWLMAHGDQTPWYVNRVQVLLARMLALPVPTAAALPGHAFGAGAMLALAHDFRVMRADRGFFCFPEVDIRIPFTPGMAALIQAKLTPQAAVASMTTGRRFGGRDAEAIGIVDATAPEGAVAAAAVGMLKPLDGKDRGTLGAIKNTMFAQVVATLTNS; this comes from the coding sequence ATGAACCTCGGCTACGATGGGAAGATCGCGGTGCTGGACCTCGGCGACGACGAAAACCGCTTCTCACCTGATTTTCTCGATGAGTTCGACGCCCACCTCGACGAAGTGGTCGGCGGCAGCGCTCAAGGCCTCGTCACGACGGCCGCAGGCAAGTTTTACACCAACGGTCTGGACCTGGACTGGTTGATGGCGCATGGTGATCAGACCCCGTGGTATGTCAATCGCGTCCAGGTGCTGCTCGCCCGGATGCTGGCCCTGCCCGTGCCGACCGCGGCGGCATTGCCTGGCCATGCATTCGGCGCGGGCGCGATGCTGGCACTCGCGCATGACTTCCGGGTGATGCGCGCCGACCGCGGCTTCTTCTGCTTCCCCGAAGTCGACATCCGTATCCCCTTCACACCCGGGATGGCGGCCCTGATTCAGGCCAAGCTCACACCGCAGGCTGCGGTGGCCTCGATGACGACGGGGCGACGGTTCGGCGGGAGGGACGCTGAGGCGATCGGCATCGTCGACGCCACCGCGCCCGAGGGCGCCGTCGCGGCCGCCGCCGTCGGCATGCTGAAGCCGCTCGACGGCAAAGACCGGGGTACTCTCGGGGCGATCAAGAACACCATGTTCGCGCAGGTGGTCGCGACGCTCACGAACAGCTAG
- a CDS encoding D-alanyl-D-alanine carboxypeptidase family protein → MALQRSATCLATVLFLAAVPSVPVATAEPAGQDTCPYRVSTPPAVDSSEIPTAKDPPAPLPVPATPVGGNALGGCGVVAAPNTPPVPNDISAEAWLVADLDSGAVIAAKDPHGRHRPASVIKVLVAMASINELSLNKTVEGTAEDAAVEGTKVGVTAGGTYTVNQLLHGLLMHSGNDAAHALAMQLGGMQVALEKINVLAGKLGGRDTRVATPSGLDGPGMSTSAYDIGLFYRYAWQNPTFADIVATRTFDFPGHGDRPGYQLENDNQLLYNYPGALGGKTGYTDDAGQTFVGAANRDGRRLMVVLLHGTREPIPPWQQAAHLLDYGFATAPGTRVGTLIEPDPALVAAKPATGADDGAAARAPDITPAADALPVRVGVAIIGTLVVFGLIMVARSLNRRPQPTTQGVRRAA, encoded by the coding sequence ATGGCCCTCCAACGATCCGCGACATGCCTGGCTACGGTGCTTTTCCTGGCTGCGGTGCCCAGTGTGCCGGTCGCGACCGCCGAGCCCGCCGGACAAGACACCTGCCCGTATCGGGTGTCCACCCCGCCCGCGGTCGACTCCTCGGAGATTCCCACGGCCAAAGACCCGCCGGCTCCCCTGCCGGTGCCCGCCACCCCGGTGGGCGGCAATGCGCTGGGTGGCTGTGGCGTCGTCGCCGCACCCAACACCCCGCCGGTGCCAAACGACATCTCCGCCGAGGCCTGGCTGGTTGCCGACCTTGACAGCGGCGCGGTCATCGCAGCCAAGGACCCGCACGGCCGGCACCGCCCGGCCAGCGTCATCAAGGTGCTGGTGGCCATGGCGTCGATCAACGAGCTCAGTCTCAACAAGACCGTCGAGGGTACCGCCGAAGACGCCGCCGTGGAGGGCACCAAGGTCGGCGTCACAGCCGGCGGGACCTACACCGTCAACCAGTTGCTGCACGGGCTGCTGATGCATTCCGGCAACGATGCGGCGCACGCACTGGCGATGCAGCTCGGCGGTATGCAGGTCGCGCTGGAAAAGATCAACGTTCTGGCCGGCAAGCTCGGTGGGCGCGACACCCGCGTCGCCACCCCGTCCGGTCTGGACGGACCGGGCATGAGCACCTCGGCCTACGACATCGGGTTGTTCTACCGCTACGCCTGGCAGAACCCCACATTCGCTGACATTGTGGCAACGCGGACCTTCGATTTCCCGGGCCACGGCGATCGTCCCGGCTACCAGCTGGAGAACGACAACCAGCTGCTCTACAACTATCCGGGCGCGCTGGGCGGCAAGACCGGCTACACCGACGACGCCGGGCAGACGTTCGTCGGCGCGGCCAACCGGGACGGGCGCCGGCTGATGGTGGTCCTGCTGCACGGCACCCGGGAGCCGATTCCGCCGTGGCAGCAGGCAGCGCATCTGCTCGACTACGGGTTCGCTACCGCGCCGGGCACCCGGGTTGGGACGCTCATCGAACCCGATCCAGCGCTGGTGGCCGCTAAACCCGCCACCGGCGCCGACGACGGCGCTGCGGCCCGCGCTCCGGACATCACGCCGGCCGCCGATGCGCTGCCGGTGCGGGTGGGCGTGGCCATTATCGGCACGCTTGTCGTGTTCGGGCTGATCATGGTTGCGCGGTCGCTGAACCGCCGCCCGCAGCCGACGACGCAGGGCGTTCGGCGAGCCGCGTGA
- a CDS encoding aspartate aminotransferase family protein, which produces MLDNLWLHFARHGAGITAPVITRGDGVRIFDDRGRSYLDALSALFVVQAGHGREELAEAAAAQARTLAYFPLWSYATPPAIELAERLAGYAPGDLNRVFFTSGGGEAVETAWKLAKQYFRLIGKPGKYKAISRAIAYHGTPQGALALTGVPKYQAPFEPLTPGAVKVPNTNFYRAPEPLRTDVKAFGRWAADRIAEAIEFEGPDTVAAVFLEPVQNAGGCIPPPPGYFERVREICDEYDVLLVSDEVICAYGRIGSMFACDDFGYVPDMITCAKGLTSGYSPIGAMIASDRLFEPFNDGATMFPHGYTFGGHPVSAAVALANLDIFERERLNERVKQNAPAFRATLEKLYDLPVVGDVRGEGYFYAVELVKDRVARATFTAEQRRRLLPRVSSALYEAGLYCRIDERGDPAIQVAPPLISGPAEFAEIESVLRAVLTGIGDDVFDS; this is translated from the coding sequence ATGCTCGATAACCTCTGGCTCCATTTCGCCCGCCACGGCGCGGGCATCACCGCGCCGGTGATCACCCGGGGCGACGGCGTCCGAATCTTCGACGACCGCGGCCGTAGCTACCTGGATGCGCTGTCGGCGCTGTTCGTGGTGCAGGCCGGGCACGGCCGCGAAGAGCTCGCCGAGGCCGCCGCGGCGCAGGCCCGCACGCTGGCGTACTTCCCGCTGTGGTCGTATGCCACCCCACCGGCGATCGAGCTCGCCGAGCGTCTGGCAGGCTACGCGCCCGGCGATCTCAACCGAGTGTTTTTCACCAGCGGCGGCGGCGAGGCCGTCGAAACCGCGTGGAAGCTGGCCAAGCAGTACTTCAGGCTCATCGGCAAACCTGGTAAATACAAAGCGATTTCGCGTGCGATCGCTTATCACGGCACCCCGCAGGGCGCACTGGCGCTCACCGGTGTGCCGAAGTATCAGGCGCCTTTCGAGCCGCTGACCCCGGGCGCGGTGAAGGTGCCCAACACCAACTTCTACCGCGCGCCCGAACCGCTGCGCACCGATGTCAAGGCGTTCGGGCGATGGGCCGCCGACCGCATCGCCGAAGCCATCGAGTTCGAAGGCCCCGACACCGTCGCCGCGGTGTTCCTAGAGCCGGTGCAAAACGCCGGCGGCTGCATCCCGCCGCCGCCGGGCTACTTCGAACGGGTCCGCGAGATCTGCGACGAGTATGACGTGCTGCTGGTCTCCGACGAGGTGATCTGCGCCTACGGGCGGATCGGGTCGATGTTCGCCTGTGACGACTTCGGCTACGTGCCCGACATGATCACCTGCGCCAAGGGCCTGACGTCGGGGTACTCGCCGATCGGCGCGATGATCGCCAGCGACCGGCTCTTCGAACCGTTCAACGACGGCGCCACGATGTTCCCGCACGGCTACACGTTCGGCGGACATCCGGTGTCGGCCGCGGTGGCGCTGGCCAACCTCGACATCTTCGAGCGCGAGCGCCTCAACGAGCGCGTCAAGCAGAACGCACCCGCGTTTCGCGCCACGTTGGAGAAGCTCTACGACCTGCCCGTGGTCGGCGACGTCCGCGGCGAAGGCTACTTCTACGCCGTCGAGCTGGTCAAAGACCGGGTGGCCCGTGCGACCTTCACCGCCGAGCAACGCCGCCGGCTGCTGCCCCGGGTGTCGTCGGCGCTGTACGAGGCCGGGCTGTACTGCCGCATCGACGAGCGCGGCGACCCGGCCATCCAGGTGGCGCCGCCGCTGATCAGCGGCCCGGCCGAATTCGCCGAGATCGAGTCGGTCCTGCGCGCGGTGTTGACCGGCATCGGCGACGACGTCTTCGACTCCTAA
- a CDS encoding alpha/beta fold hydrolase: protein MTTREPIHLGSGEPVLLLHPFLMSQRVWQTVAQQLVDTGRYEVFAPTMAGHHGGPHSGTWFLSSEALADHVERQLDELGWNTAHIVGNSLGGWVAFELERRARARTVTAIAPAGGWTRWSPGKYQVIAKFVLGMPMWAAARWLGPRALRLPFSRRLATLAISGTPDGVSEKELVDIIDDVAHCPAYFQLLAKTLLLPGLMDLAHTAVPTHLVLCEKDRVFPPRRYSRHFTTYLPPATRVTTLDGLGHIPMFEAPGRITEVITDFLDEYSPPVRAISSS from the coding sequence ATGACGACTCGCGAGCCCATCCACCTCGGGTCCGGTGAGCCGGTCCTGCTGCTTCACCCGTTCCTGATGTCGCAACGGGTGTGGCAGACGGTGGCCCAGCAACTGGTCGACACCGGCCGCTACGAGGTGTTCGCCCCGACCATGGCCGGCCACCACGGCGGACCGCACTCCGGCACCTGGTTTTTGAGCTCCGAAGCGCTGGCCGACCACGTCGAGCGTCAACTCGACGAGCTGGGCTGGAACACCGCCCACATCGTCGGCAACTCGCTGGGCGGCTGGGTGGCGTTCGAACTCGAACGTCGCGCCCGGGCGCGGACGGTCACCGCGATCGCGCCGGCGGGCGGCTGGACGCGTTGGAGTCCGGGCAAATACCAGGTAATCGCCAAATTCGTCCTGGGCATGCCGATGTGGGCGGCGGCCCGCTGGCTGGGACCGCGGGCGCTGCGGCTGCCGTTCAGCCGCCGGCTGGCGACCCTGGCGATCAGCGGAACGCCGGACGGGGTTAGCGAGAAAGAACTCGTGGACATCATCGACGACGTTGCGCACTGCCCCGCGTATTTCCAGCTGCTGGCCAAAACGCTGCTGCTGCCCGGTTTGATGGATCTCGCACACACCGCCGTCCCGACGCACCTCGTGCTGTGTGAGAAAGATCGCGTCTTTCCGCCACGCCGGTACAGCCGGCACTTCACCACCTATCTGCCGCCCGCAACCAGGGTGACCACCCTCGACGGCCTGGGGCATATCCCGATGTTCGAGGCGCCGGGCCGGATCACCGAGGTCATCACCGACTTCCTCGACGAGTACAGTCCCCCGGTCCGGGCGATCAGCTCGAGCTGA
- a CDS encoding SH3-like domain-containing protein: protein MANSVMGDLVSQLRLAFHRFQDWAYPDEIDHAVFRAYMKTPHDVGGEPDAPAVFEEKEEEQWELNTFVTCEVMGWRGIWTSEERRRLGNVDVGRTKYLGLPYYGRWVLAAARCLVDKRHITLGELIERVAEVRERRATTGTAFLEAAPRTIGDGKAVARNRHHTEALGKGDPQYFAGTAGTPRFVVGDAVRVRDLPTIFYTRTQEYLRGKTGTVVKVSYESLTPEDEAFGRDDQKPEWFYIVRFKMTDLWQPYTGSSNDTLQAEISERWLQPAT, encoded by the coding sequence ATGGCGAACTCTGTCATGGGCGACCTTGTTAGTCAGCTGCGTCTTGCGTTCCACCGTTTCCAGGACTGGGCCTACCCGGATGAGATCGACCACGCGGTATTCCGCGCTTACATGAAGACGCCACACGATGTCGGCGGTGAACCCGATGCTCCGGCCGTCTTCGAAGAAAAAGAGGAAGAGCAATGGGAGCTCAACACGTTCGTGACATGTGAGGTCATGGGCTGGCGCGGCATCTGGACATCCGAGGAGCGGCGACGGCTCGGCAACGTCGACGTCGGGCGCACGAAATATCTCGGCTTGCCGTACTACGGGCGCTGGGTGCTGGCCGCTGCCCGCTGTCTGGTGGACAAACGCCACATCACGCTCGGCGAGCTGATCGAGCGCGTCGCCGAGGTGCGCGAGCGCCGCGCGACAACCGGCACCGCCTTCCTTGAAGCCGCGCCTCGCACGATCGGGGACGGCAAGGCGGTCGCCAGAAACCGTCACCACACCGAAGCGCTCGGAAAGGGTGATCCCCAATACTTCGCCGGCACTGCCGGCACCCCCCGCTTCGTGGTCGGCGATGCGGTGCGGGTGCGGGACCTGCCGACCATCTTTTACACGCGCACTCAGGAGTACCTGCGCGGCAAAACCGGCACGGTCGTCAAAGTCTCATACGAGAGCCTCACACCGGAAGACGAGGCGTTCGGCCGCGACGACCAAAAGCCTGAGTGGTTCTACATCGTGCGGTTCAAAATGACCGACCTGTGGCAGCCGTACACGGGCTCCTCGAACGACACGCTGCAGGCTGAGATTTCGGAACGGTGGCTGCAGCCCGCCACCTAG